One Streptomyces sp. NBC_00554 DNA segment encodes these proteins:
- the rsmH gene encoding 16S rRNA (cytosine(1402)-N(4))-methyltransferase RsmH, whose translation MSQSRHVPVMLQRCLDMLAPALTGPGAVVVDCTLGLGGHSEALLTQFPEARLVALDRDKEALRLSGERLAPFGDRATLVHAVYDELPDVLDRLGIPRVQGILFDLGVSSMQLDEADRGFAYAQDAPLDMRMDQTTGMSAAEVLNTYPPGELVRILRAYGEEKQAKRIVSAVVRERAKEPFSNSARLVELIRDSLPQAAKRTGGNPAKRTFQALRIEVNGELSVLEQAIPAAVKVLAVGGRIAVLSYHSLEDRLVKQVFAAGAANTAPPGLPVVPERYQPRLKLLTRGAELPTEEEVAENRRAAPARLRGAQRIREEAE comes from the coding sequence TTGAGCCAGAGTCGACACGTCCCGGTGATGCTCCAGCGGTGCCTGGACATGTTGGCCCCGGCTCTCACCGGGCCCGGAGCCGTCGTCGTCGACTGCACGCTGGGACTCGGCGGCCACAGCGAGGCGCTCCTCACCCAGTTCCCCGAGGCCCGTCTCGTGGCCCTGGACCGCGACAAGGAGGCGCTGCGCCTCTCCGGGGAGCGGCTCGCCCCCTTCGGTGACCGCGCGACCCTCGTGCACGCCGTCTACGACGAACTCCCCGACGTACTCGACCGCCTGGGCATCCCGCGCGTCCAGGGCATCCTGTTCGACCTGGGCGTCTCTTCCATGCAACTCGACGAGGCGGACCGCGGGTTCGCGTACGCGCAGGACGCTCCGCTCGACATGCGCATGGACCAGACGACCGGCATGAGCGCCGCAGAGGTGCTCAACACCTACCCGCCGGGCGAACTGGTGCGGATCCTGCGGGCGTACGGCGAAGAGAAGCAGGCCAAGCGGATCGTGTCGGCGGTCGTGCGTGAACGCGCGAAGGAACCCTTCAGCAACAGCGCGCGCCTCGTCGAGCTGATCCGCGACTCGCTTCCCCAGGCCGCCAAGCGGACCGGCGGCAACCCCGCCAAGCGCACCTTCCAGGCGCTGCGCATCGAGGTCAACGGCGAACTCAGCGTCCTGGAGCAGGCGATCCCCGCGGCCGTGAAGGTGCTCGCCGTCGGCGGCCGGATCGCCGTCCTGTCGTACCACTCGCTGGAAGACCGGCTGGTCAAGCAGGTGTTCGCGGCCGGCGCCGCCAACACGGCGCCGCCCGGCCTGCCGGTCGTGCCCGAGCGCTACCAGCCCCGGCTCAAGCTGCTCACGCGCGGTGCCGAACTTCCCACCGAGGAAGAGGTCGCGGAGAACCGGCGAGCGGCTCCCGCCCGGCTGCGGGGGGCGCAGCGCATCCGCGAGGAAGCCGAGTGA